In the Hemitrygon akajei chromosome 19, sHemAka1.3, whole genome shotgun sequence genome, AATCATAAACTACAAACTTGAATGTCCAATGGGTTCTATACTTGCCACACCTTCACAGTTCAAAGAACAAATGAAAGAGTTTCACAGTAATCAATAGAAACTAAAGATTCTACTATGAGAATGCAATAAAGGTTTGGTGTCGTGGACATTTGATAATGGTGATTTTGGAcctcagatttatcatcactgattTGTTTCCTTTGTGATGCTACTCAGCCATAACAAGCAAGATGGAACTGTTAGTAAGAGACTGTAATGAAATGAAAGAGTGGTTGATATTTAGGAACCTTTTACAGTGTGCGCTGGTCAGAAAGAAATAGAGCACACAGGAGATGGGTATTGATCACTGAAATTACATTAAATTAACTCATAAATGAATTGCTAAATTTTCTATTTTGAGTTTCAAAATATAAACATTTTGTAACTCACTTGCCAGGTTTCAACTTTATCTATGAGATCTTCATCAAAATCCATGCAAAATGCCAGAGCTTTTCCCGCCGCTAATCTTTTTTCTTCAATGCTCATTTCTGAGAGTAAAGTAATACGTGGAATACCTTCCTTGGAGCTGTTAAATTTTCTTTCTTTGTCCTCAATCAGAAACATGTTTTTATCATTTTGAGAGGTTTTATCTATAGCTTTTTCGCAGAGTGGAGAAAGAGAAATATTTTCCTTAGTTGCACCAGCTTTCTGCTTACTCAATGTGTTTACCTTGGGACATTCCTCCTCATTAATTTTATTCGTAGCATGAGAAGAAGCAATAACTGTATCGGATGTCTCAGAGATCAAATATTTCAGTGCAGCAGCTGTAGTTGATGACCTTAAGGAAAATGTTCCATGGATCTCCTTTGGCAGTTTCCTTCTCAGAAAAAGAGGAGATTCTATCTTTTGGTGACTTGCATTTTGACATTCCCAAGGACTAGACTTTACAGTAATGGAAGGACTTTGCTTAATAAGACATAGTTCTGGTACTTTCAAAACAGATGAGCTGATCTGGTTGGTATCCATCCATTCTGGACTCGGTTGTCTAAGATTAAGCTGAGGCAAACTTTGCTGATGGCCAGAGAAAGTGTTTTGTGCAGATGCTGTAAAAGATGCCTCACTTTGCTCAGCAAAGAGTTCAGCTCTCTGAAGGTCTGACTCACTGTAGCTGAGGCGCTTTCTCAGCTGGGACATAGGTTGAAGGACATCTGCATTATGCCATTTGAACAGAGGGTCAAATTCTTGCTCACTAACCAGTACTGAATCACTAGGAATAAGTTCTGTTGCCGATACCATGGTGTGCTCAAAATGATCCCCCATATCAAAGCCATGGCTATCTAGTTTTTTATCCAGTTGAATTATAGCCATCTGTGAGACAGTCTTTTCAATTTCTGCTGAAAGATCAGGGATTTCAACACTATCTTCCTCAATCAATTGCTTGTTTTCTGCAAAGTCCAGTAACAATTTACATGCCAAGTGAATTATTTTTGGTACATGTTTAAGTTGGCGGGCTTCATAACCATGGAGCAGATGGCGCTGACGGATGAGGTACTGAGAAACTGTAACAGCGTGCACTCTTGGGTCACAGCAGGAGAAAACATTTCGCAGTGGAATTAGAAATTGGGAAAATTCCCGGATACACATCAACTGCCCACGGGTCTGAATTGCATTTGCTCTTTTAGCACGAACAAAAAGTATTGCTTGGTCTGCACTCATTCTTGTCGCATAAACCAGGTAGCAAGCTGTTAAGACTCCTAGGATGACATCAGGGAATTTCAAAGTTAAACAATGTTATTCAAAAGAAAGTCCTTCAGTAAGAGAAACTTGAAGTATAGAATAGCATGCCGCATAAAGTTCTAATATTCAGATAAAACATTTCCAAATCAAAAAATAAGAATAGTTTAACATTGAATAGTGGAATTTTTTAAAGGTAGTTCTACTCTGTATAGAACTagtaaaataaaattgaagataaATTGAGCACAAAGGGGATGGATTAAAAGGCCTAGGGAGAGTGGAcatgcttccaatagtgggagagtctaggactagagggcacagcttcagagtaCAAGGACTTACgtttagaatagaaatgaggagacatttctttagccagagtctggtgaatctgtggatttcattgccaccaATAGTTTGTGTAGGCAAAAATCACtgggtatagttaaagcagagattgatagatttttattagcaagggtatcaaaggttatggggagaaggcaggaaaatgggtttgaggcggaaaataaatcagctatgattgattggcagagcacttaatgggctgaatggcctaattctgctcctatgccttatggttttatgagATTACTTTTGCCTTTATGGTCAATACATAAATAAAGCCAGAGATCCAGAAGTTGTCAACCTTCTCAGTCAAAGAGGAAAATACATTCTGTTGACACAAAGAGAGAAACTGCAGTAAAAATTTGACAACACACTGTATCTTCCCCCAACTCTCCCAAACAGACTAGTTGAACTACTGAGTTTTTCCATTAAGAATAATGCTCAGATTTGAACCTTCTACTTATTGGGACCAAAGGTAGATTATACAAAAAATAAAGTTATACTGGGCTGTATTTATGCAGGCTATTTACCACTTGCTTATTCTAAATGATTACTTCTACTCTAAGTTTTATTTTTTGGGTGTGGGGTTAAGACACAATTCAATAAATTTGATTTTATATTGAATATTAGGGACAAATATATCCACAGAAAATAAGCAACACAAACACTACCAGTCGATTTCTTACCTGTCCTTCCAAGTCCTGCATGGCAGTGAATAGCCACTTTTCCTTCTTGTAGAGCAAAAGCTATAACTTTGACCATATcaaggatggtggtgagggaagccACACCGTAGTCTTTCCACCCAAAATTGTAAAAATATACTGAAAACATGAATTAGaaagtattttaaaataaataaatgtaaaaaGTGAATGGGGTAATCAATTTGTATTTGAATGTCCATTTTCATCCAAACTgagattttctttttaaatttaataggcccagaaggacctattctgtactgtattaccaaataaataagtagtacagGCAAAATTGAAGTAATAAGAAATTTGGTGTGCAGGGACAAATCAAAAGCAGACCGATATCCATCATCATTTATTGATTGTTCAATAATTTATGGTGATGATGTAGCAGAAGGCAGTTGTACCAGAAATTATCTTAGTGCTCCATCATAACATCATCACTATTACAGCATAGCAGGAAGAAAATACAGCTGATTTTTAAAGTATCAGCTGAGTATTGGTATAATTTTTAACATAGGGTCTGCCCCATACTGGAACATACATGATAGGCATTTAAATTCACGCAGTACATGTGTTCGACCTAATCTGGTTCTCTAATCCTAAAGATTATCAACACATAAATATACCCCAAACAGATAACATGATGGCTACACCAAAttacaccataagaccatgaaacactggagcagaattaggccatttggcccattgactctgctccaccattttatcacggttgatccatttttcctctcagctccaatctcctgccttctgaacgtatcccttcatgccctgaccaatcaagaatctatcaacctttgtcttaaatatacatacagacttggcctccacagttgcctgtggcaaaaaaaaattcacagATTTATCAtccgctggctaaagaaagtcctcctcatctccattctaaaaggacacccctctattctgaggctgtatccttgggtcacaatactccaagtgaggcctcaccagtgctttataacatcttaacattacatccttgcttttatattctagttcttttgaaatgaatgccaatgtcgcattttccttcctcactacagactcaacctgcaagttaacctttaaggaatatgcataaggattcccaagtccctttgcacttcagttttttgtgttttctctccatttagaaattagtcaaccctttcatttctaccaaagtgcatgaccatgcacttcctgatactgtattccatctgccacttctttgtccattctcctcatctgtctaagtccttctaaagcctttctacttcctcaaaactacctgccctcaacctatcttcatatcgtctgcaaactttgcaacaaagccatcaatgccATCATTCAAATTATTAACATACAACACAAGAAGAATCATAATATTACAATCCACATAGCTCAAAGAATTCACTTCCTGAAAATAAAGTCACCAAAAAGGTATGTCAAATGATACTGAAGGTGTGTGATGTTTAAGCATTCACCTCATGTGAGGGTGAGTACTCAGGCAGCAGCAATCATGATGCTCTTCCTCTATTAACCCACCTTCAGTGACTGTAATTTCTGGGTCAGAACCAACTGCAATTAACTTAACCTAATTTACTTCATGCCTAAATCTCAGCAAATCTGGTGGAAAGTTGTACAGTCTTTTCACTGACCCCAATATCCTGATTGAAGAAAAGTCCAGAGATGATGCCCCATTagatacttcctgtacctaataaagtggtcaatgAGGCTATGTTCATTGTCTTCTTTGGCTGTAACCCATCTACTTCAAGATGTGACACGTTATGCGCttagagatgcccttctgcacaccactgttgtaacacatggttatgtgagttactgttgccttcctgtcaacttgaaccagtctgacttctctcattaacaaggcactttcacccatagaactgctcCACACTGGAtattttctgcaccattctctgtaaactccagcaactgttgtgcatgaaaatctctggagattagtagtttctgagatactcaaaccactctgtctggTACAAACAATTATTTCACAAAGTAAtatagatcatatttcttccctatTTTGATGTCTAATCAGGACAATGACTGAaccgcttgaccatgtctgtatgcttttatgcattgagttgctgtcacatgattggcagattagatatttgcataaacaagcagatgtacaggaGTATCTTATAAAATAGGCATTCAGTGTATGAATGCATACTGAGAGACGAGATTTATacaatggcatgcaaaagtttgggcacccctggtcaaaatttctgttactgtgaatacttaagtgagtagaagattaactgatttccaaaagtcataaagttaaagatgaaacattcttttcaacattttaagcaagattagtgcatTATTGTTCTTTTGTACacttttagagtgaaaaaaggaaaggagcaccatgtaaaagtttgggcaccccaagagatttgagctctcagataacttttaccagggtctcagaccttaattagcttgttagggctatggcttgttcacagtcatcattaggaaaggccaggtgatgcaaatttcaaagcttta is a window encoding:
- the ptpdc1a gene encoding protein tyrosine phosphatase domain-containing protein 1 isoform X3, with amino-acid sequence MQRSSRRHSAVEYLSSFIQSRRDSASDTLVRVLHRRRCSAIEMLSSSTHQVMVAVSSVSIEEAKNTSSPRKSSMRRPTAKYTKMGERLRHVIPGQMQCSMACGGRACKYENPSRWSEEEQALKGLYSSWITDNILAMARPSTEIIEKYGIIEQFKRHGIKTVINLQRPGEHARCGNPLETESGFTYLPEVFMEAGIYFYNFGWKDYGVASLTTILDMVKVIAFALQEGKVAIHCHAGLGRTGVLTACYLVYATRMSADQAILFVRAKRANAIQTRGQLMCIREFSQFLIPLRNVFSCCDPRVHAVTVSQYLIRQRHLLHGYEARQLKHVPKIIHLACKLLLDFAENKQLIEEDSVEIPDLSAEIEKTVSQMAIIQLDKKLDSHGFDMGDHFEHTMVSATELIPSDSVLVSEQEFDPLFKWHNADVLQPMSQLRKRLSYSESDLQRAELFAEQSEASFTASAQNTFSGHQQSLPQLNLRQPSPEWMDTNQISSSVLKVPELCLIKQSPSITVKSSPWECQNASHQKIESPLFLRRKLPKEIHGTFSLRSSTTAAALKYLISETSDTVIASSHATNKINEEECPKVNTLSKQKAGATKENISLSPLCEKAIDKTSQNDKNMFLIEDKERKFNSSKEGIPRITLLSEMSIEEKRLAAGKALAFCMDFDEDLIDKVETWQVRFDADEGPEVYNTLKTILKSILQEKQAKLADCKITNDCEQNIGLQIS
- the ptpdc1a gene encoding protein tyrosine phosphatase domain-containing protein 1 isoform X4 gives rise to the protein MQRSSRRHSAVEYLSSFIQSRRDSASDTLVRVLHRRRCSAIEMLSSSTHQVMVAVSSVSIEEAKNTSSPRKSSMRRPTAKYTKMGERLRHVIPGQMQCSMACGGRACKYENPSRWSEEEQALKGLYSSWITDNILAMARPSTEIIEKYGIIEQFKRHGIKTVINLQRPGEHARCGNPLETESGFTYLPEVFMEAGIYFYNFGWKDYGVASLTTILDMVKVIAFALQEGKVAIHCHAGLGRTGVLTACYLVYATRMSADQAILFVRAKRANAIQTRGQLMCIREFSQFLIPLRNVFSCCDPRVHAVTVSQYLIRQRHLLHGYEARQLKHVPKIIHLACKLLLDFAENKQLIEEDSVEIPDLSAEIEKTVSQMAIIQLDKKLDSHGFDMGDHFEHTMVSATELIPSDSVLVSEQEFDPLFKWHNADVLQPMSQLRKRLSYSESDLQRAELFAEQSEASFTASAQNTFSGHQQSLPQLNLRQPSPEWMDTNQISSSVLKVPELCLIKQSPSITVKSSPWECQNASHQKIESPLFLRRKLPKEIHGTFSLRSSTTAAALKYLISETSDTVIASSHATNKINEEECPKVNTLSKQKAGATKENISLSPLCEKAIDKTSQNDKNMFLIEDKERKFNSSKEGIPRITLLSEMSIEEKRLAAGKALAFCMDFDEDLIDKVETWQHELNVREGTWERICTEKNPYVLCSLMWSWLEQLKEPVISRADIEALAHKYMDPNKAFYSLEKNQYQSLLCILDCMAQLRDLPFDVEDAILTRAIRAFTKVRFDADEGPEVYNTLKTILKSILQEKQAKLADCKITNDCEQNIGLQIS
- the ptpdc1a gene encoding protein tyrosine phosphatase domain-containing protein 1 isoform X2 codes for the protein MRRPTAKYTKMGERLRHVIPGQMQCSMACGGRACKYENPSRWSEEEQALKGLYSSWITDNILAMARPSTEIIEKYGIIEQFKRHGIKTVINLQRPGEHARCGNPLETESGFTYLPEVFMEAGIYFYNFGWKDYGVASLTTILDMVKVIAFALQEGKVAIHCHAGLGRTGVLTACYLVYATRMSADQAILFVRAKRANAIQTRGQLMCIREFSQFLIPLRNVFSCCDPRVHAVTVSQYLIRQRHLLHGYEARQLKHVPKIIHLACKLLLDFAENKQLIEEDSVEIPDLSAEIEKTVSQMAIIQLDKKLDSHGFDMGDHFEHTMVSATELIPSDSVLVSEQEFDPLFKWHNADVLQPMSQLRKRLSYSESDLQRAELFAEQSEASFTASAQNTFSGHQQSLPQLNLRQPSPEWMDTNQISSSVLKVPELCLIKQSPSITVKSSPWECQNASHQKIESPLFLRRKLPKEIHGTFSLRSSTTAAALKYLISETSDTVIASSHATNKINEEECPKVNTLSKQKAGATKENISLSPLCEKAIDKTSQNDKNMFLIEDKERKFNSSKEGIPRITLLSEMSIEEKRLAAGKALAFCMDFDEDLIDKVETWQHELNVREGTWERICTEKNPYVLCSLMWSWLEQLKEPVISRADIEALAHKYMDPNKAFYSLEKNQYQSLLCILDCMAQLRDLPFDVEDAILTRAIRAFTKVRFDADEGPEVYNTLKTILKSILQEKQAKLADCKITNDCEQNIGLQIS
- the ptpdc1a gene encoding protein tyrosine phosphatase domain-containing protein 1 isoform X1, whose protein sequence is MATRISLHPEASYSSLEHRRYIVTSDKGSMRRPTAKYTKMGERLRHVIPGQMQCSMACGGRACKYENPSRWSEEEQALKGLYSSWITDNILAMARPSTEIIEKYGIIEQFKRHGIKTVINLQRPGEHARCGNPLETESGFTYLPEVFMEAGIYFYNFGWKDYGVASLTTILDMVKVIAFALQEGKVAIHCHAGLGRTGVLTACYLVYATRMSADQAILFVRAKRANAIQTRGQLMCIREFSQFLIPLRNVFSCCDPRVHAVTVSQYLIRQRHLLHGYEARQLKHVPKIIHLACKLLLDFAENKQLIEEDSVEIPDLSAEIEKTVSQMAIIQLDKKLDSHGFDMGDHFEHTMVSATELIPSDSVLVSEQEFDPLFKWHNADVLQPMSQLRKRLSYSESDLQRAELFAEQSEASFTASAQNTFSGHQQSLPQLNLRQPSPEWMDTNQISSSVLKVPELCLIKQSPSITVKSSPWECQNASHQKIESPLFLRRKLPKEIHGTFSLRSSTTAAALKYLISETSDTVIASSHATNKINEEECPKVNTLSKQKAGATKENISLSPLCEKAIDKTSQNDKNMFLIEDKERKFNSSKEGIPRITLLSEMSIEEKRLAAGKALAFCMDFDEDLIDKVETWQHELNVREGTWERICTEKNPYVLCSLMWSWLEQLKEPVISRADIEALAHKYMDPNKAFYSLEKNQYQSLLCILDCMAQLRDLPFDVEDAILTRAIRAFTKVRFDADEGPEVYNTLKTILKSILQEKQAKLADCKITNDCEQNIGLQIS